The Candidatus Woesearchaeota archaeon genome window below encodes:
- a CDS encoding S1 RNA-binding domain-containing protein, with amino-acid sequence MLYSKPGFPEESEIVLCTATNVQHNSVFVALDEYQDKSGIIHISEISAGRIRNIREFVREGKKIICKILRVNPERGHIDLSLRRVTESQRRQKNTQLKQEMLAERILGFVAHELKVPLEKLYDQVAPKVFKFYEMVYPCFEDIALGTFDIHQLGLEKKIEERVDAHVKLRIKPPEVSLAGVITIILYNPDGVSVIRDAFAKARHKGVKYSYFGAGKYHVTVTDENYKGAEKTLEEITGMLSKIVLDAKGTFGFDRLAEKKQKSAAV; translated from the coding sequence ATGCTCTACTCAAAGCCCGGTTTTCCGGAAGAATCTGAAATCGTCCTCTGCACGGCAACTAACGTGCAGCACAACAGCGTGTTCGTGGCGCTGGATGAGTATCAGGACAAGAGCGGCATTATTCACATTTCTGAAATCTCTGCCGGCAGAATTCGCAACATCCGCGAATTTGTTCGCGAGGGCAAGAAAATCATCTGCAAAATCCTTCGCGTGAATCCCGAGCGCGGCCACATTGACCTTTCGCTGCGGCGGGTGACTGAAAGCCAGCGCCGCCAGAAAAATACTCAGCTCAAGCAGGAAATGCTTGCCGAGCGTATTCTCGGCTTTGTGGCGCACGAGCTCAAAGTTCCGCTGGAAAAGCTCTACGATCAGGTCGCGCCAAAAGTTTTCAAATTCTATGAAATGGTCTATCCTTGCTTTGAAGACATTGCGCTGGGAACGTTTGACATACACCAGCTCGGGCTTGAGAAAAAAATTGAAGAGCGCGTTGATGCGCACGTCAAGCTCCGTATCAAGCCACCAGAAGTTTCGCTGGCAGGCGTGATAACTATTATACTGTACAATCCTGATGGCGTGAGCGTGATTCGCGACGCGTTTGCCAAAGCACGCCACAAAGGCGTTAAATATTCCTATTTTGGCGCTGGCAAGTATCATGTCACGGTTACTGACGAGAATTACAAAGGCGCTGAAAAAACCCTTGAAGAGATAACAGGGATGCTGTCCAAAATCGTGCTGGATGCTAAAGGCACTTTCGGCTTTGACCGATTGGCTGAGAAAAAACAAAAATCTGCAGCGGTGTAG
- a CDS encoding 30S ribosomal protein S27e, whose protein sequence is MRPVKEPTSKFVKIRCPKCKNEQIIFGKASTMVKCLVCGKIVAEPTGGKSRVKARILEVLE, encoded by the coding sequence ATGCGTCCTGTCAAAGAACCAACCAGCAAATTCGTCAAGATACGCTGCCCAAAATGCAAGAACGAGCAGATTATTTTCGGCAAGGCATCAACCATGGTCAAATGCCTGGTCTGCGGTAAGATTGTTGCTGAGCCAACCGGCGGAAAGTCAAGAGTCAAGGCGAGAATTTTAGAAGTGTTGGAATAA
- the argF gene encoding ornithine carbamoyltransferase, with translation MHHLLSLLEYDRAWIDGVLKKAAGLKVHPQKYSSTLKNKTLAMLFMKTSTRTRCSFEAGMTQLGGHAMYLDVRSTNYTLGSLADETKCLSRYADIIMARVFKHDEIKAIARASRVPVINGLCDLYHPCQALGDLLTIQEKVGKLKGTTLAFIGDGNNVCNSLIIAGSKMGMKVRVATPNGYEPAPHVVAFGKKHGLFLTHNPVEALRGADVAYTDTWVSMGQEKEKQKRTKAFKGFQLNMALLKKAGATHARIMHCLPAHRGVEISDDAIDSKNSVVYDQAENRMHVQKAVMLKLMGKF, from the coding sequence GTGCACCATCTCCTGTCATTGCTGGAATACGACCGCGCATGGATTGACGGTGTGCTGAAAAAAGCAGCTGGCCTCAAGGTGCACCCGCAAAAATATTCTTCTACGCTCAAAAACAAAACGCTTGCTATGTTGTTTATGAAAACATCAACGCGTACGCGCTGCTCGTTTGAAGCAGGCATGACGCAGCTGGGCGGCCATGCGATGTATCTCGACGTGCGCAGCACGAATTACACGCTTGGCAGTCTTGCAGATGAAACAAAATGTCTTTCCAGATACGCAGATATCATCATGGCGCGCGTGTTCAAGCACGACGAAATCAAAGCCATTGCACGCGCAAGCAGGGTGCCGGTGATTAATGGATTATGCGACCTGTACCATCCCTGCCAAGCGTTGGGTGACTTACTGACAATTCAGGAAAAGGTTGGAAAGCTCAAGGGCACAACGCTTGCATTTATCGGTGATGGAAACAATGTGTGCAACTCGCTGATTATCGCAGGCAGCAAGATGGGCATGAAGGTTCGCGTGGCAACGCCGAACGGCTATGAGCCGGCGCCACACGTTGTCGCATTTGGAAAAAAGCATGGCCTGTTCTTGACGCACAATCCGGTTGAAGCATTACGAGGCGCTGACGTTGCGTACACTGACACGTGGGTTTCCATGGGGCAGGAAAAAGAAAAACAGAAACGCACCAAGGCATTCAAGGGATTTCAGTTGAATATGGCGCTGCTGAAAAAAGCCGGCGCGACGCATGCGCGCATCATGCATTGCCTTCCTGCGCACCGTGGCGTGGAAATCAGCGACGACGCGATTGATTCAAAAAATTCTGTTGTCTACGATCAAGCAGAGAATCGGATGCACGTGCAGAAGGCGGTTATGTTGAAGTTGATGGGGAAGTTTTGA
- a CDS encoding YhbY family RNA-binding protein, producing the protein MDQTLLKKLRQQAHTLSATVQIGKAGLTPTIVDELANQLKKRNLVKLKFLPSAFSEHPSKKEKQAFAAQLAEKVGAEIIQQIGFVVVLYKPRKDLIL; encoded by the coding sequence ATGGACCAAACTCTCCTGAAAAAATTACGCCAGCAGGCGCACACACTTTCCGCAACTGTACAGATTGGCAAAGCAGGTCTCACTCCCACTATTGTTGACGAACTTGCGAACCAGCTGAAAAAAAGAAATCTCGTCAAATTAAAATTTCTTCCGTCTGCATTTTCCGAGCACCCATCGAAAAAAGAAAAACAGGCATTCGCGGCACAGCTCGCAGAAAAGGTAGGCGCGGAAATCATCCAGCAGATTGGATTTGTGGTCGTGCTGTACAAGCCGCGAAAAGACTTAATCCTCTAA
- the lysS gene encoding lysine--tRNA ligase: MAKKTAKTAPNLVKKPVKQEKKKEPAHHTGDEESDHLHWSDKIAQDIIERVSNSAFLKKIVDKHGVVVYDEKTPSGTIHVGSGRGWVMHDVIAKTLRKNGMKARFVFSSDDIDPYDKPSKELGPAWDKYLGMPFRNIPSPKEGYEHFGDYYFMQCVEKFKELGIEADIESTGAEYEKGTFNAAIKKILDNHEKVQAIYRRLYGDEAGGANKIPFNVICEKCGRIATTIATHWDKKKELLTYECRPDNSVVKWAIGCGQKGTISPYNGNGKFPWKVEWAAKWPSKNVICEYAGKDHFTQGGSRTCAVAISDEVLDYPPPYPSTRKETGKGYEFFNIGGKKMSTSKGQGIAFAEITTILPPKIVRCLLVRSRPHAVIDFDPYRDNDVIFLFDRYDETERIYFGDKESVKDLTKKEIEKHKRIYELSQTTNDIPKKLPVQIPFSFAAHVIQIGLNESGALTILKKLGHIPTKVSGVDLHYVTERLHDAQRWVEKFASDEYKFQVQTPEHVDKIKKELSDKQRSSLKLVAKKLKQKTWKPEDLHTEFYEICTSIDLDMKEFFNAAYKVIINKNRGPRLAAFLIALGDTAVELLERV, translated from the coding sequence ATGGCAAAAAAAACAGCGAAAACAGCGCCGAACTTGGTGAAGAAGCCAGTGAAACAAGAAAAAAAGAAGGAACCTGCACACCACACAGGCGATGAGGAATCAGACCATCTTCACTGGTCAGACAAGATTGCTCAAGATATCATCGAACGAGTTTCCAACAGCGCATTTCTCAAAAAAATTGTTGACAAACACGGAGTCGTTGTGTATGACGAAAAAACACCGTCCGGAACCATTCACGTCGGCTCGGGCCGCGGCTGGGTCATGCATGATGTCATTGCAAAAACCCTGCGCAAGAACGGCATGAAGGCACGGTTTGTGTTCTCAAGCGATGATATTGACCCATACGACAAGCCCAGCAAGGAGCTCGGCCCGGCATGGGACAAATATCTCGGCATGCCGTTCAGGAATATCCCCAGCCCAAAAGAGGGCTATGAACATTTTGGCGACTATTATTTCATGCAGTGCGTTGAAAAGTTCAAGGAGTTGGGCATCGAAGCAGACATAGAAAGCACCGGCGCAGAATATGAAAAAGGCACGTTCAACGCAGCCATTAAAAAAATTCTTGACAACCATGAAAAAGTACAGGCAATCTATCGGCGGCTTTATGGTGATGAAGCCGGCGGGGCAAACAAGATTCCGTTCAATGTGATCTGTGAAAAATGTGGTAGGATAGCAACAACCATTGCCACGCACTGGGACAAGAAAAAAGAGCTGCTCACCTACGAATGCCGGCCGGATAATTCAGTCGTCAAATGGGCAATCGGCTGCGGCCAGAAGGGAACCATCAGCCCGTACAACGGCAATGGAAAATTCCCGTGGAAAGTCGAATGGGCAGCAAAGTGGCCGAGCAAAAATGTCATCTGTGAATACGCCGGAAAGGACCACTTCACTCAAGGGGGAAGCAGAACCTGCGCAGTGGCGATTAGCGATGAAGTGCTTGATTATCCACCACCGTATCCCTCAACGAGAAAAGAGACAGGAAAGGGCTATGAATTTTTCAACATCGGCGGCAAGAAAATGTCAACATCAAAAGGACAGGGCATTGCGTTTGCTGAAATCACCACCATTCTCCCGCCAAAAATTGTGCGCTGTTTGCTCGTGCGAAGCAGGCCGCACGCGGTGATTGACTTTGACCCATACCGGGACAACGACGTCATTTTTTTGTTTGACCGTTATGATGAAACCGAACGCATCTATTTTGGCGACAAGGAATCGGTCAAGGATCTTACCAAAAAAGAAATTGAAAAGCACAAACGGATTTATGAACTGTCCCAGACAACGAATGATATACCAAAAAAACTGCCGGTTCAAATTCCGTTTTCATTTGCCGCGCACGTTATTCAGATTGGGCTCAACGAATCTGGTGCACTCACCATTTTGAAAAAGCTCGGCCATATTCCCACAAAAGTTTCCGGCGTTGACCTGCATTATGTCACGGAACGGCTCCATGACGCACAACGGTGGGTTGAAAAATTTGCATCTGACGAATATAAATTTCAGGTGCAAACGCCGGAACACGTCGACAAAATAAAAAAAGAGCTTTCTGACAAGCAGCGCAGCAGCCTGAAACTTGTTGCAAAAAAGCTGAAGCAGAAAACATGGAAGCCGGAAGACCTGCACACCGAATTTTATGAAATCTGCACAAGCATTGACCTTGACATGAAAGAATTTTTCAATGCGGCCTACAAAGTTATCATCAACAAGAACCGCGGGCCGCGGCTCGCCGCATTTTTGATTGCACTGGGGGATACAGCGGTTGAATTGTTGGAACGGGTGTGA
- a CDS encoding cation:proton antiporter, translated as MAEVFIQLGVMIIVATIGAFLARFLRQPLIPAYILAGFLLGPVGRLVNNTELITAMSLAGIAFLLFIVGLELAIKKIKDIGFVVIVGGVIQVLVLTAAGFGAARVLGFSNIEAAYLGLIVAFSSTMIVVKLLSDNHELDTLHGKIIIGILLIQDVIALIALSLLASVDASATASLSASFFGSPLLKIGGVFVLAFLCSKYLFPSLFRFAAKSQELLFMGAVSVCFLFSLLFYSLHISIAIGAFVAGLSLANLPYNIEMVSKVKSLKDFFSTLFFVSLGMSMVVSSFNKIVIPLVVFTLLVILLKPFIILLITSFFGYTKKVSFQTAISLAQVSEFSIILAGAGLAAGHLSNELFTLTIVLAVVTMAATSYFMQFDQKLYSFFSRFLTPFERLGGGTHLGFMPHKDVASDAILIGYDRIGYSIFKTFQKMGYSFMVVDYNPDIIRRLAARNLPCLYGDVSDDEILERINLSKAKLIISTIPSHDDSLMIIKKTRAVNHRAVVMVTATAISDALSLYAAGADYVILPHLLGGERVAAMVEEHRHDLRSMLKIKHDHIDDLKQRQRLEHEHGNHHYLH; from the coding sequence ATGGCAGAAGTCTTTATCCAACTGGGCGTCATGATTATTGTGGCAACGATAGGCGCGTTTCTTGCACGCTTCCTTCGGCAGCCGCTCATTCCCGCGTACATTCTTGCCGGTTTTCTCCTTGGGCCAGTTGGACGGCTGGTGAACAATACTGAACTGATTACCGCCATGAGCCTTGCTGGCATTGCATTTCTTTTATTCATCGTTGGCCTCGAGCTCGCCATCAAAAAAATAAAAGACATCGGATTTGTTGTCATCGTGGGCGGCGTCATTCAAGTGCTTGTCCTCACTGCTGCTGGTTTTGGCGCGGCGCGGGTGCTGGGCTTTTCAAACATCGAAGCGGCCTATCTCGGCTTGATTGTTGCGTTCAGCAGCACGATGATTGTGGTCAAGCTGTTATCTGACAATCACGAGCTTGACACTCTTCACGGAAAAATAATCATCGGTATCCTTCTTATTCAGGACGTCATCGCGCTCATTGCCCTATCACTCCTTGCCTCGGTTGATGCGTCAGCAACTGCCTCACTCAGCGCATCGTTTTTCGGCTCGCCGCTTCTGAAAATCGGCGGCGTGTTTGTGCTTGCATTTTTGTGCAGCAAATACCTCTTTCCGTCCTTATTTCGCTTTGCAGCAAAATCGCAAGAGCTTCTTTTCATGGGCGCAGTGAGCGTCTGTTTTTTATTCTCACTGCTCTTTTATTCCCTCCACATTTCGATTGCCATCGGCGCATTTGTTGCAGGGCTCTCGCTCGCAAACCTGCCGTACAACATTGAAATGGTGAGCAAAGTAAAATCACTCAAGGATTTTTTTTCAACCTTGTTTTTTGTGTCGTTGGGCATGAGCATGGTGGTTTCATCATTCAACAAAATTGTCATTCCTCTGGTTGTCTTCACTCTATTGGTCATACTACTCAAACCATTCATTATCCTGCTTATCACCAGTTTTTTCGGCTACACCAAAAAAGTTTCTTTTCAGACCGCGATTTCGCTTGCGCAGGTTTCTGAATTTTCCATTATTTTGGCGGGTGCCGGTCTTGCTGCTGGCCACCTGTCCAATGAACTCTTCACGCTGACCATCGTGCTTGCCGTCGTGACTATGGCTGCGACATCCTATTTCATGCAGTTTGACCAAAAATTGTACTCTTTTTTTTCGCGGTTTCTCACACCGTTTGAGCGGCTGGGTGGAGGTACCCATCTCGGATTTATGCCGCACAAGGACGTTGCTTCGGACGCAATTCTCATTGGGTATGACCGCATTGGCTACAGCATTTTCAAGACGTTTCAAAAAATGGGCTATTCATTTATGGTGGTCGATTACAATCCTGATATCATTCGCCGGCTTGCCGCGAGAAATCTTCCATGCTTGTATGGCGATGTCAGCGATGATGAAATTCTTGAGCGCATCAACCTTTCAAAAGCAAAGCTTATTATCTCAACGATTCCTTCACACGACGACAGCCTTATGATTATCAAAAAAACAAGGGCAGTGAACCATCGCGCCGTTGTCATGGTCACCGCAACGGCCATTAGCGACGCATTAAGCCTGTATGCTGCTGGGGCTGACTACGTTATCCTGCCACACCTGCTGGGTGGGGAACGGGTTGCCGCGATGGTTGAAGAGCATCGCCACGACCTTCGCAGTATGCTCAAAATCAAGCATGACCATATTGACGACCTGAAACAGCGCCAGCGGCTTGAGCACGAGCATGGCAACCATCACTACCTTCATTAA
- the rpl44e gene encoding 50S ribosomal protein L44e (protein component of the ribosomal E (exit) site that binds newly deacylated tRNAs after peptide bond formation; contains a zinc finger motif), whose protein sequence is MKRPKAIQRLCPYCKKHTEHKISTAKKKAGSSLSYGSKYRARKRGKARGRGNLGRYSKPAVTKFKMTGKKRTKKTDLRYTCSVCSKTHVQRYGIRTKKVEFT, encoded by the coding sequence ATGAAGCGTCCAAAAGCTATTCAGCGTCTCTGCCCGTACTGCAAAAAGCATACTGAGCACAAGATTAGCACGGCAAAGAAAAAGGCCGGCTCATCCTTGAGCTATGGTTCAAAGTACCGCGCACGCAAGCGTGGCAAGGCACGCGGCAGAGGAAACCTAGGCCGTTATTCGAAGCCAGCAGTCACCAAATTCAAGATGACCGGCAAGAAGCGGACCAAGAAAACTGACCTGCGCTACACCTGTTCGGTGTGCAGCAAGACGCATGTCCAGCGCTACGGCATCCGAACCAAGAAAGTTGAGTTTACATAA
- a CDS encoding 23S rRNA (pseudouridine(1915)-N(3))-methyltransferase RlmH: MIKIICLGTIRDGHISGLITEYLQRLERFVRVEVIEVPDQKIEPDTSSDSKAADMIRELEGRKILKILESQPRACHTIILDEHGTLFSSEQLAERIKAHEVDGDILFIIGGALGLSPEVKKKANLTLSLSRMTFAHGLCRLFLVEQIYRAYTIIKGMPYHK; the protein is encoded by the coding sequence ATGATAAAAATCATATGCCTTGGCACAATTCGAGATGGCCATATATCAGGCCTCATCACCGAGTACCTCCAGCGGCTCGAGCGGTTTGTTCGTGTTGAGGTCATCGAAGTCCCTGACCAAAAAATTGAGCCGGATACTTCGTCGGACAGCAAAGCTGCCGACATGATCCGCGAGCTTGAAGGAAGAAAGATTCTGAAAATCCTTGAAAGCCAGCCGCGTGCCTGCCATACTATTATATTGGATGAACACGGCACGCTCTTTTCTTCCGAACAGCTTGCTGAACGAATCAAGGCACACGAAGTTGACGGAGACATCCTCTTTATCATCGGCGGCGCGCTTGGCTTGAGCCCCGAAGTAAAAAAGAAAGCGAACCTAACCCTTTCGTTGTCACGGATGACCTTTGCTCATGGATTGTGCCGGCTTTTTCTGGTGGAACAAATCTATCGGGCCTACACTATTATCAAAGGGATGCCGTATCATAAATAG
- a CDS encoding aminoglycoside phosphotransferase family protein, producing the protein MRTRPSFELSLEKVEWMLEQSKLGQLKSIKVIKKGVVNPTYEINNKYILRIHQREPHLLKLEKEAAIYERVLKSGVNVPVPRVIALDTSKTLIPHNYVLMNKIRGTDLDEVWKKLGAKKKKDISFHLGKTIAELHKIRFRNFGGILPAEKRYPSWDAYIQHTLADFVHNHRNYGDVPNYTLDAIEQFYKKNRHLLKNIKQPVLLHGDWHRENIKIHGNKISGVFDFEWALAGHNEFDFKNIMPQSKKEKLLQEGILSGYQTVHTLPPEFETRIRLYIMMNCLDFLEANYLHWGNDPNYRKKYLMNIEKELEE; encoded by the coding sequence ATGCGCACCCGCCCCTCGTTTGAGCTCTCTCTTGAAAAAGTCGAATGGATGCTGGAACAGAGCAAACTCGGCCAGCTGAAGAGCATTAAGGTCATCAAGAAAGGAGTAGTCAATCCGACGTATGAAATCAACAACAAGTACATTCTGCGCATTCACCAGCGTGAGCCGCACCTTCTCAAGCTGGAAAAGGAAGCAGCGATTTATGAACGTGTGCTCAAGAGCGGTGTGAACGTTCCGGTCCCGCGCGTCATCGCGCTTGATACGTCAAAAACACTTATTCCCCACAATTATGTGCTGATGAACAAAATCAGGGGAACTGATCTTGACGAGGTTTGGAAGAAGCTTGGCGCAAAAAAGAAAAAAGATATCAGCTTTCACCTCGGAAAAACAATCGCGGAACTCCACAAAATTCGTTTCCGAAACTTTGGTGGAATCTTGCCGGCTGAAAAAAGATATCCTTCATGGGATGCCTACATTCAGCACACACTCGCAGACTTTGTACACAATCATCGAAACTATGGTGACGTGCCAAACTACACGCTTGATGCGATTGAGCAGTTTTATAAAAAAAACAGGCACCTACTCAAAAACATCAAACAGCCAGTCTTGCTCCACGGCGACTGGCACCGCGAGAACATCAAAATTCATGGCAACAAAATTTCAGGTGTGTTTGACTTCGAATGGGCGCTTGCCGGCCACAACGAGTTCGATTTCAAGAATATCATGCCGCAGTCAAAAAAAGAAAAGCTTTTACAGGAGGGAATTCTCTCCGGCTACCAAACCGTCCACACGCTGCCGCCGGAATTTGAGACGCGGATTCGGTTATATATTATGATGAATTGCCTTGATTTTCTTGAAGCAAATTATCTGCATTGGGGCAATGATCCGAACTATCGAAAGAAATATTTGATGAATATAGAGAAGGAATTGGAAGAGTAA
- a CDS encoding nucleolar RNA-binding Nop10p family protein, translated as MSHHLLKCVSCQGYTMKETCCASATVIPRPPKYSPEDKYGGYRRQAKEELTKEAMEQKE; from the coding sequence ATGTCTCATCACCTTTTGAAATGCGTATCCTGCCAGGGATATACAATGAAAGAAACCTGCTGCGCCAGCGCAACAGTGATTCCACGGCCGCCGAAATATTCGCCGGAAGATAAGTACGGCGGGTATCGACGACAGGCGAAAGAGGAATTAACAAAAGAGGCGATGGAACAGAAAGAATAA